In the Peptococcaceae bacterium genome, CGGCCTTGAGGAGAACTCCACGCTCCAAGAACTGCTGAAAGCAGCGCCCGAAGAGGCAAGGCGGGAGTTGGAGCGTCTTCGCGCCTCCCTGGCGGAAATCCTTGACCGGATGGAGAAAGTCAACCGGGAGAACATGAACCTGACCCAGCAGTCTCTCCGCTTTATCCGCTTTTCTTTAGAGACCATGGCCGGGGAGACCGAGACGACCTATACCGCTGAAAAAGAAATAAAAATAGAGGCTTTGAACCGGCTTTTGGACAAGAAAATAT is a window encoding:
- a CDS encoding flagellar protein FlgN; this encodes MDNDFGNLVQILEEQKSIYEELLSLGRQKQGELVKGSVEELDKLTRKEEALIFRNGRLEEERCRCAAEIVARCGLEENSTLQELLKAAPEEARRELERLRASLAEILDRMEKVNRENMNLTQQSLRFIRFSLETMAGETETTYTAEKEIKIEALNRLLDKKI